GGTTGGCGGCGCGGAAATCCGCCGTTACGCTGCCCGGAGTCCAAGATCGCGTCGAACGAAGGGAGCCGGCCGTGCGCGTCGCCGTCGTCTCCCGTCCGCGGTCCGAGGTGATCCTCGTGTCTTCGCGCTCCCGGTGCCTGCCGCGCGGCACGCACCGGACTCCGTGACGCGTCCTTTGTGGACCTGCGCGTCGCGGGGAATCGCGCCGCCCTGACCAGGATCGGCCACGAAGGACCGCGCCATGCGCACCCACGACCTGACCACCGTCCGCAACCTGGGCATCCTCGCCCACGTCGACGCGGGCAAGACCACCCTCACCGAACGCATCCTCCACCGCACCGGAACCACCCGCAAAACGGGCGAGGTCCACGACGGCACCACCGTCACCGACTTCGACCCGCAGGAACGCGACCGCGGCATCACGATCTTTTCCGCGGCCGTCAGCTGCGCGTGGGCCGGCCACCGGCTCACCCTCATCGACACCCCCGGGCACGTCGACTTCACCGCCGAAGTCGAGCGGGCGCTGCGGGTGCTGGACGGCGCCGTCGCCGTGTTCGACGGCGTCGCGGGCGTCGAGCCGCAGAGCGAAACCGTCTGGCGCCAAGCCGATCGCCACGGCGTGCCGCGCATCGCCTTCGTCAACAAGCTCGACCGCGCGGGCGCCGACCTCGACACGGCGGTGGCGTCGATCCGGGCGCGGCTGCACCCGGCGCCGCTGGTCGTGCAGCTGCCGATCGGGCGCGAGGACGGCTTCACCGGCGTCGTCGACCTGGTGCGCCCGCCGGTGGACGCCTCGGCCGAAGCGCGACGACGTCGTCGCGTGCTGGAGGAGGCCGTCGCCGAGCTGCATCCGCTGGCGCTGGAAGAGTTCTGCGCCACGGGGACGATCTCGGCGGAGACGCTGGAGAAGGCTCTGCGGGAGCTGACGCTCAGCGGCGACGGGCTCGTCGTCCTGTGCGGCGCGGCCTACCGCGACCGCGGGATCGAGGCGCTGCTCGACGCCGTCGTGGCCTACCTGCCTTCGCCGTCGGACGTTCCGCCGGTGCGCGCCGACCGGCCCGCCGACCCGGCGGCGCCGCTGGCCGCGCTGGTGTTCAAGGTCGTCGCGACGACCACCGGACGGCTGACGTACCTGCGGGTGTACTCGGGAACGCTGCGGAAGGGGGACCAGGTGCGGGACGTGGAGCGGATCGAGCGGATCGCGCGCGTCCTGCGCGTGCAGGCCGACCGGCACGAGCCGGTGGACAGTGCGGTCGCCGGCGACATCGTGGCGGTGGCCGGGCCGAAGGCGGCGCGCGTCGGCGCCACGCTGTGCGCGCCGGACGCCCCGGTGCTGCTGGAGCCGCCGCCGACGGCGGACCCGGTGGTCTCGGTGGCCGTCGAGGCCCGCCGGGCGGGCGACGGCGAGCGGCTGACGTCGGCGTTGGCGCGGCTCGTCGAGGAGGACCCGTCGCTGGTCGTGCGGCCCGATCCGGAGACCGGGCAGACCGTGCTGTCCGGCCTGGGCGAGCTGCACCTGGAGGTGGCGGTGGAGAAGCTGCGGCGCGACCGCGGGGTCGACGTCGCGGTCGGGCGGCCTTCGGTGGCCCACCGCGAGACCGTGGCCCGCGGGGTGTCCGGGCTGCTGTACCGGCACGTCAAGCAGGACGGCGGGGCGGGCCAGTTCGCCCACGTGGTCCTGGACGTCGCACCGGCTACCGAGGGGTTCGAGTTCGCCTCGGCGATCGTGGGCGGCCGGGTGCCGCGCGAGTACGTCCGCGCGGTCGAGGCCGGCTGCCGGGACGCGCTGGCCGACGGACCGCTCGGCGGGCACCCGGTGATGGGCCTGCGGGTGGTGCTGACCGACGGGACGACGCACCCGAAGGACTCGTCGGACCTGGCGTTCCGGACGGCGGGACGGCTCGGCCTGCGGGAAGCCTTGCGGGCGTGCGCCATGCGGCTGCTCGAACCGGTCGCCGAGGTGGTCGTGACGGTTCCGGCCGACGCGGTCGGCGGCGTGCTCGGCGACCTGGCCGCCCGCCGCGGCCGGGTGGCCGGCTCGGCGGTCCGCGGCGGCACGGCGCTGGTGACGGCGACGGTCCCGGTGGCGGAGCTGTTCGGCTACGCGAACCGGTTGCGCAGCCGCACCCAGGGCCGGGGCACGTTCACCGCCCGGCCCGCCGGGTACGCCCCGGTGCCGTAAGCGGTCGTGAGTGAGAAACAGGGTTCTAACGCTGTTTCTCACTCACGACCAGCCGCGGCTGACCTAGCTCCGGGGAGTGACTTCACGGCGGCGAGCAGCGCGTCGACGTCCGCTTCCGTCGTGTACGGCGCGATGCCCGCCCGTACCGCGCCCGTGTCGCCGAGGCCGAGGTGCCGCGAGCACTCGATCGCGTAGAAGCTCCCCGCCGGCGCGTTCACGCCCTGAGTCCCGAGGTGCTCGTACACCGCCTGCGACGCGACCCCGTCGACCGCGAACAGCGCCGTCGGCGTCCGGTGGCGCGAAGGGTCCCCGTACCGGGTCACGCCCGGGATCGCCGCCAACCCCGCGTCGAGCCGGGCGAGCAGGGTGTCTTCGTGGTCCGAAAGCGCCGTCAGCGAAGTGACCAGTCGCGAGCGGCGCGAGCCGGAGCCGGGCACGAGACCGGCGAGGAAGTCGATCGCCGCCGTCGTCCCGGCCAGGAGCTCGTACGGCAACGTCCCCAGCTCGAACCGCTCCGGGACGGCGTCGGTCGACGGCAGCAGCTTGTCCGGGTGCAGCGTCTCCAGCAACGACGGCGCCGCCACGACCAGCCCGAGGTGCGGCCCGAGGAATTTGTACGGCGAGCAGGCGTAGAAGTCGGCCCCGAGCGCCGTGACGTCGACCGGTGCGTGCGGCGTCAGGTGGACGCCGTCGACGTACAGCAGCGCGCCCGCCTCGTGCACCGCGGCCGCGATCGCCGGGATGTCCGGCCGGGTGCCGAGCAGGTTCGACGCCGCCGTCACCGCCACCAGCCGCGTCCGCGAAGACAGCAGCCCGGCGACCGCCGACGTCGCCAGGAGCCCGGTCGCCGGGTCGAAGTCCGCCCAGCGCACGGTCGCGCCGGCGGCCTCGGCGGCCTGGACCCACGGCCGGATGTTCGCGTCGTGGTCGAGGCGGGTGACGACGACCTCGTCGCCCGGGCCCCAGTTCTTCGCGAGCGCGCGGGAGAAGTCGTACGTCAGCTGCGTCATGCTGCGCCCGAACACCACCCCGGCCGGGTCCGCCGCGAGCAGGTCGGCGACGGCCTGGCGTGCCTCGGCGACCACGGCGCTCGCCCGGCGCTCGGCGGCCGTGACGACGCCGCGGTTGGAAATCCCGGAGCACAGCGTCCCCGCCACCGCCTCTCCGACGACATCGGGGACCTGCGAGCCACCCGGTCCGTCGAAGTGTGCGGCGGCGAGGGCGGGGAAGTGCTTGCGGATCGTCTGCACGTCGTAGCTCATGGCGTCAGCGTGCCAGGAAGTCAGGATCTCCGGAGGGGCGTGGCCGCGGTGACGGGCAGCTGGGGTGGGGCGGCCACCGGCAGCCGGACCGGTGCCGGGGGCCGCAGGTACCGGCGCAGCCGCTGCGTCGGCTTCTCGACGTAGTCCCAGGACAGCCGGCCGACGACGTAGGAGGCCGGCACGGCCAGCAGGATCAGCAGCCACACCTGCCGCACGCCGGCGAGGATGAGCAGCTGCTGGATCGGGAAGCCCCAGATGTAGGTGCCGTAGCTCCCGTAGACGTGCGGCCCGCCGGCCTCGAGCTTCCTCGGCCAGTGCATCGCGAGCGTGATCGCGCCGTAGGAAGCGCTGACCGCCAGCAGGTACCGGCTGGCCGGCGTCTGGCTGAGCGCCAGGTAGGCGGCGAACAGCACCACCGCCACCCACGGTCGCAGCGGGATCTTGTCCCGGAAGCCGTGCAGCACCATCCCGAGCGCGAACGGCACCAGGAACGACACGGTCGACCCGATCGGGACGAACAGCAGCGAACCGCCCGCGCCGTGATACTCGAACGTCGCGCGCAGCACGGTGTCGGCGTAGACCAGGCCGCCGAGGACGACGACCAATACCCAGCGAGTCGCGCCGGCCAGCACGACCAGGCCGGCGACGAGCACCAGGCCGTAGCCCAGCAGCTCCATCGGCAGCGTCCAGATAGCGCCGTTCACCGACCACGGGTACGGGTTGTCCGTGAACACCCCGGGCAGCACGTGCTGCAGGTAGAACAGCACGGTCGTGCCGACCAGGTAGCGCCACGTCTGCAGGTTCGTCCAGTAGTCGGACGCGGTCGTCACGAGCGGCCCGATGACGAACACGGTCACCAGCACCACGACCAGGAGCGGGGGCATGATCCGCAGCAGGCGCCGCGCGGAGAACCGCCACCACGACGGGTCGCGCGCCCAGCTGTCCTGGATCTGGTAGCCGCTCATCGCGAAGAACGCCATCAGCGCGATGTAGCCCGGCGACATGTGCCAGGACGCCGGGAAGATCGTCAGCCGCTGCGGGTGCAGCAGGGGCATGCTGTGATCGACGATGACGGTGATCGCGCCGATCATCCTCAGCCACGCGAAGCCGGTGTTGGGGTTGGCGTGAACTTTTGACGAGATCGGCACGGATCGGGATGTTAGCCCATCCGGCTTCCGCGCCTGGCCCGAACGGCGGAAATGCGCCGGGGCTTTCGGTCGAGCCGGCGGTCAGCGCCCGCGGTTGCGGGCGTGGTCGCGAGCCTGACGCTCGTTGCCGTGCTTGTAGTTGCCCGTCGCGCGGGCCATCAGCAGCTGCTGGTCGTCCCCGCGGTCCGCGGCGGCCAGGAAGCGGGCGGCGGCGGACCCGCGCAGCGTCCCGGCGGGACGGCCGTGGTGGGTGATCGTCACGGTGCCGTGTTCGTCGATGCGGTAGCTGAAGCCGGTCGGTGTCCCCATCCGCCCAGGCTGGCACGGCGGGCAAGCGGTTTTCCGGGTGCGGTCCGGGGGTTTCCCGGATGGCGTCCCCCCGCGGACCCGACAGAATGCGAGGGATGATCAGAGGGGTGCGGGCCAGGCTGGGGAACGCGTACGTGCTGCTGGGTGCCCAGGCGCTCGTGCTGGTGGCGCTGCTCGTGTCGTACAACGACGGCCGGTGGCGGTTCCCCGCGTACCGCGTCGACCTGGACGTCTACCGCCTGGGCTCGGCGGCCCTGCTGCGCGGCGACGCGCTGTACGGCACGCTGCCGCGCACCGGCGACGGCCAGTTCCTGCTGTTCACCTACCCGCCGTTCGCGGCGATCGTGCTGGCCCCGCTCGCGGTGCTGCCGTACTGGGCGGCGTGCCTGGTGGTCACCGTCGGCACCCTCGGGCTGCTCGCGCTGGTGCTGGTCACGGTGCTGCGCGCGCTGGGCGCGCGCAGCGACTGGCGCCGGGTCGGGGCGCTGCTGCTGGCCGCGGAGGTGCTCGAACCGGTCCTGCGCACGGTGTACGCGGGGCAGCTCGACCTGCTGCTGCTGGCTCTCGTGGTGCTCGACGTCCTGGTCGACACCCCGCGGTGGCCGCGCGGCCTGCTGATCGGTCTCGCCGCCGCGATCAAGCTGACCCCGGCGATCTTCCTGCTGTACCTCCTGCTCCGCCGCGACACGCGGGCGGCCGTCACCGGCGTCGTCACGTTCCTGGCCGCGACGGGGCTGGGCTTCCTGCTCGCCGGGACGGACTCGGTGCGGTACTGGACGAGCGCGCTCTGGGACACCGGCCGCGTCGGCGAGCCGACCTACGCCGGCGACCAGTCGCTGCTGGGGCTGCTCGCCCGGGCCGGGGTGCCGGCGGAGGCGCGGACGGCGTGGTGGCTGCCGCTGGTCGCGGTCGTGCTCGTGCTGACCGCGCTGGGCGTGCGGCGCGCGCTGGCCGCGGGGGAGACGGTCGTCGCGCTCGGCCTGAACGCCGTCGGCGGACTGCTCGTGTCGCCGATTTCGTGGACGCACCATTGGGTCTGGGCCGTGGTCGTGCTGCTCGGCTGGGCCGGGCTGGCCCGCCGCACCCGGCGGCGCGCGTTCGCCGCCGTCGCCGGGGCGGGCGCCGTGCTGTTCGTCTCCGGTCCGCAGTGGTGGTGGCCGCGCGGTGGTGAGGTGGAGCGCGACTGGAACTTCGCGCAGCAGCTGACCGGCAACGGCTATGTCCTTTTCGGACTCGCGATGCTGGTCACGGCGGTGCTCGTGCGGTTCCCCCGGTCGGCGGACGACCTCAGCGGCGCCGTGCCGGCCGCCGCCACAGCCAGCCCGCTCCCAGGATGAGCATCGCCGTGCCGAACGCCAGGTCCAGGCAGATCCCCGCGGTGTTCAGCGGCAGCGTGTCCGTGACCGCGCGAGGCAAGGGCAGCAGCCCGGCGAGGCCGATCACGGCGTAGCAAGCCCCGCCGATGACCAGGAACCGGGCGGCCGCGCGCGACGAACGCGTGCAGAACACCGCGGCGGCGCCGGTCAGCAGGTGCACCAGCGTCCACGCGCCCGACACCGCGAAAACCCCGAACAGGGCCCGCGAGGCCCCTTCGCCGACCGAGACCCCCGGCATCAGCTCGAGCGCGCCCAGGATCAGGAACAGCAGGCCGATCAGCATGCCCATGCCCTGGACGGGCTCGGGGCCCCGCTTCGGCGCGCGGGTCTCGGGGTCGGTGGCTGTCATGCTTCCCGGATTCCCCGCGCGCGTCCTTTTAATGCACCGTTTCCGGGGTAACCGGGAGGAAATCGGACCGAGGAGCCAGACGATGACCGAGTACCGCCACAGCGCGACCGCCGACATCCCCGCCGACGAGCTGTTCGCGTTTCTGAGCCACCCCGAGAACCTGCCGCGGTACTTCCCGCAGATGAAGGTCGCCGAGCCGAAGGGCGGCGACAGCGTGCACGTCGAGGCCGAGGTCCACGGCAAGCGCGTCGCCGGCGAGGCGTGGCTGCACACCGACACGGCGAACCGCTCGCTCTCCTGGGGTGCGGAGGGCCCCGACGACTACCACGGCGAACTCCGGATCGCCGAGGACGGCCCCGCGTCGTCGGAGATCACCGTGACGCTGCACAGCGTCCGCGAGGCCGGGAGCGGCGAGGTCCAGCAGGGCCTCGAGCAGACGGTGGCCGCGATGACGCACGCGGCGAGCGCCGACGCCGACGTCGAAGCGGCCGAAGGCGAGGGCGGCTGGACGTCCTACGACGCCAGCAAGGACTCGTCGAGCTGAGGCGGGAACGGCCCGTAGGCGTTGGTGCGCGCGCCGCGGGTGCGGAGCGCGGGGACGGCGAACAGGAGCCTGAGCAGGGCGGGTGGTGCGGCGCCGCGACCGCGGGCCCGCGCGGCGGCGGCCCGCTTCTCGACCCGCACCTGGTCGGCCTGGACGCGCTCGATCGCGCGGATCCGGTCGGCCTGGACGCCCGCGAGGACCTCGGGGCCTGCGTCGCCGCCGCGCAGCGCGGGGATCAGGCGGTTCGCCGCGGCGACGGCGTCCTGGACCGCCATGAGGATCCCGTTGCCGCCGACGGGGGAGATGACGTGCGCCGCGTCGCCGAGCAGCAGCAGGCCCGGGCGGTGCCAGCGCTCGACGCGGGAGATGTCCACCGAAAGCAAGGTCGTCTCGGCGAAGCCGGTGAGCAGGTGGGCGCGGTCGGCCAGCCACGGCACGCGTGCGCGGAGGAACGCCCGGATCGGCTCGACGCCGCGTTCGCGCAGCGCCGGGTACGCGCCCTTTTCGATGCTGTAGCCCACCTGCCAGTCGCGGACGCCGCCGAGGACGCCGACGTAGGCGTCGCGCCCGAAGTAAAGGTCGAGGTCGGCGTCGGGCGGGTCGCCGGGCGAGCGCGGGAGCCGGAACCAGAGCACGTCGGTGGTGGCGCCGAGCGGCTTCGCGTCGAGGCCCGCGAGGCGCCGCACAGTGGAGAAGCGCCCGTCCGCGCCGACGACCAGCGACGTCGTCAGCTCGCCGCCGCGGTACCGGACGCCGGTCACCTTGCCGCCGCCTTCGAGCAGGCCGGTGACCTTGGCGTTCGTCCGGAGCGTGAACGACGGCAGCGCGGCCGCCCGCGCGGCGAGGAAGTCGAGGAACCGCACCTGCGGCATCAGCGCGACGTACCCGAACGGCGTGTCGAGCCGGTCGTAGTCGGCGCAGCTGTAGACGCCGGACGGCGTGTGGAAGCGGAACGACCGCGCCTTGAAGTGGTCGAGCTCCAGCAGGTCCTGGGCGAGGCCGAGCCGGTCGAGCAGTTCGAGGGTGTAGGGGTGCAGCGAGTCGCCGCGGAAGTCGCGGTCGAAGTCGGAGCGCGCTTCGAGGACCGTGACTTCGATCCCGGCGCGGGCCAGGAGGTAGCCGAGCAGCAGCCCGCCGGGGCCGCCGCCCGCGACGGCGACGCTCACGCCGTCTCCAATCGGAAAACCGCCATCTCGGGCACGTGTTCGAGGATCTGGGCCGGGGTCGCGTCCTGCGGGACCGGGAACGCCCGGACGGCCCACGGCACCGACATGGCGGCGAGGTACGTCGCGACCACTCCGGCGGCCTCGTCGCCGTCGACGGTCTCGGCGCGGCAGTCCTGCCGTTCGCCGGCCGCGAGCAGCGCGCACTCCGGCGCGTCCAGGAGGTTCGCGACCCAGTCGCGGTCGCGCACGGGCGAGACGAGGTAGTGCCCGCCGTCCCGCGCGACGACGGCCAGCGGCACCCGTCGCGGCTCGCCGGTGCTGCGGCCGCGGGTCTCGACGACGCGCAGCGCGTACCCACCTTCGGGCGGCGCCTCGCCGGGGGTGTCGATCAGCTTGGCGGTCATTTCGGCGTTCATCGCTCGCACGTCCACCCGGTTCACGGTAGCAAAACTAGCTAGTTTGTCTAGCTAACCTAGAATGGGCGGGTGGAAGACAGCGTCGCGTTCCGGGTGAACCTCGCCCTCCGGGATCTGCTGGCGCTCGCCCACGACGTCCAGCTGGCCCTGGCCCGGCGCCTGAGCCTCGGCGCGACCGACGTGCAGGCCCTGCAGCACCTGGCCGCGGGCACACCGATGGGCACGGTCGACCTGGCGCACGCGCTCAAGATCCGCTCCGCGTCGGCGACGGTCCTGGTCGACCGCCTGGAGGCCGCCGGCCACGTCCGCCGCGACCGCCACCCCAGCGACGGCCGCCGGGTCACGCTGGTCATCGCGGACGCGGCCCGCACCGAGGTCCGCGCGGCGCTCGCCCCCTTGGTCGACGCGGTGACCCGGCTGACGGCGGAGCTGGAGCCGGGACAGGCCGAAGTGGTGGCGAAGTTTCTCGGGGACACCACGGAAGTGGTGCGCGCGTACGCTGCGGAGCCGCCCGAATCGGGTTAGCGTTCCGGCCATGCGAGACGAGCCCGCGCTCTGGCTGTTCGCCGACCAGCTCGGGCCGCACTTCCACCGCACCCCCGAGCACCGCGACCGCGACGTGCTGCTGATCCGCTCGGCCGCGGCCTTCGCCGGCAAGCCGTTCCACCGGCAGAAGCTGCACCTGGTCCAGGCCGCGCTGTACCGGCTCGCCGAAGACCTCGGTGACCGCGTCACCTTGGTCGACGCCCCGGACTACCGGACCGGCCTGCGCCGCTTCGGGCGGCCGGTCGTCGTGCACGAGCCGACGTCGCACGCCGCCGATGCTTTCGTCCGGCGGCTGCGCGACGAAGGCGTCGTCACGGACATCCTGCCGACGCCCGGCTTCGTGCTGTCCAAAGAGGACTTCAAGACCTGGGCCGACGGCCGCGCGCGGTTCGTCATGGAGGACTTCTACCGCGACCAGCGCCGGAAGTTCGGCGTGCTGCTCGAACCGGACGGCGGGCCCGCGGGCGGGCACTGGAACTACGACCACGACAACCGGCAGCCGCCGCCGAAGACCACCCGGCTCGACGTGGCCGCGCCCTGGCACCCGCGGGAAAACGAGATCGACGACCGCGTCCGCGCGGAGCTCGACGAAGCCGAGCGGGCGGGGAAGATCCACCCGGTCGGCGTCGACGGCCCGCGCCGGTTCGCCGTCGGTCACGACGAAGCGAGTCGCGCCCTGCGCCGGTTCCTCGAGCACCGCCTGCCCGTCTTCGGCCCGAACCAGGACGCGATGCTCACCCACGACTGGGCGATGGCGCACGCGCTGCTCTCGGTGCCGCTCAACCTCGGCCTGCTCGACCCCGTCGACGTCGTGCGGCGGGCCGAGGAGCGCTACCGGGCCGGCGAGGCGCCGCTGAGCAGCGTCGAAGGGTTCGTCCGGCAGGTGCTGGGCTGGCGCGAGTGGGTGTGGCACCTGTACTGGTACCAAGGGCCGGACTACTTGCGGCGCAACGCTTTGCGGGCGCACGGCGAGCTGCCGGACTGGTGGCGTTCCCTGGACGCGGACGCCGTCGAAGCGGCCTGCCTGCGCACCGCGCTCGCCGGGGTGCGCGACCGCGGCTACGCCCACCACATCGAGCGCCTGATGGTGCTCGGCAACCACGCGCTGCAGCGCGGGTACGACCCGGCCGAGCTGAACCGCTGGTTCGCCACCGCCTTCGTGGACGGGTTCGGGTGGGTGATGCCGGCGAACGTGATCGGCATGAGCCAGTACGCCGACGGCGGGATCGTCGGGACCAAGCCGTACGCGGCCGGCGGGGCCTACATCAACCGGATGAGTGACCATTGCCCCGGTTGTGTCTTCGACCCGAAGAAGCGGACCGGGCCGGACGCGTGCCCGTTCACCGCCGGCTATTGGGCGTTTCTCGACCGCAACGCCGGTCGGCTGCGGGACAACCACCGGATGCGGCAGCCGTTGCGGGGCCTGGAAAGGCTCGCGGACCGTGACGAGGTTGTCGCCCGTGAGGCTGACCGTCGCCACTTCTGATTTCACACCATTGTGTAGCTAGCCCGACGGGCTTCGCTCTTTTACGGTAATTGCCTCCCTTTCCCCGGCGAAGGCGATCCTCGTGCCCGACGCAGACCAGCGCGCTGGCGTGCTGTCCAAACGCGCTCTGGTGACCGCGTCCCACGCGGTCGAGCGCGCGGCCCTCGCCGAGGGGTCGGGCGCCGACACCGTGGTGTTCGCGCTGTTCCAGCGGCTGCCGTACTTCGAACGAGAACGCGACGTGTACGCGCGGATCGCCCGGAAGGCGGCCGTCACGGTCGTCGGCATGGTCGACTCCGGCCGGCCCGACCTCCCGCACGGCGTCACGCCGGTGCTGTTGCGGCCCGACGAGCCGATGGCGCGGGAGTGGTCGGTCGCGGTGCTGTCGCCGACGTTCGGGGCCTCGGTCGTCGCGCAGGACATGGACGAGGTCGACCCGAACGCGTCCTCGGTCGAGCGGGCGCGCCTGTTCCGCGGCCGCTGGGGCCTGCGCCGCGACGAGGCGTACGCGGAGGTCGTCCGGCTGCGTGACGCCATGGGCGACCGGCTGCCCCCGGCGGTCCGGCGGACGGTCGGCGAGGTCCTGGCCTCGGTGGAAACGCCCGCGGCGGTCGACATCGAGAGCCGCGCCGAGGCGGCACTGCGGCACGTCGCCTCCCGGCTGGACGACGCGCGCGCTTCGGCGCCGGCGGTCCCGGGCCCGGCCGTCGACCCGGACACCGGGCTGGAAACCTTGGCGGGCCTCACGCGGTGGCTCGGCGACGCGACCGACACGGTCCCGCTCGGGCTGGTCCTGGTCGCGGTCGACGACCTCACGGCGGTCGAACGGCGGTACGGCACCCGCATCCGGATGCACACCGAGCAGAACATCGCGGACCTGCTCCGCGCGGGACTGCGCCCGCTCGACCGCGCCGTCCGGCTCGGGCCGGGGGAGTTCCTGGTGGTCCAGCCGGCGGTGCCGGGCGCGGAGCTGACGTCCCGCAGCCGGCACCTGGAACGCCGCCTGGCGGCCCTGCACGCGACCTACCCGTTCGTGGACCTGCACCCCCGCACGACGACACTGCTGACCCGCCGGCGCCCGTTGCCGCTGCAGAAGCTGCGCGCCCAGCTGCGCGAGATCCCGGCGGTGACGCTGTGGCCGCCGAACCAGGGGTCGCTGCCGATCGCGCCGGAGCGGCAGGGCATGGCGGCGGGCGTCTGGTTCCGCTGACGGCGGCTTTCGTATAACGACCTATACGGACGCCGTGTGGACACCTCGACTTCCAGCCCGGCTGAGTGCCGAAACCACCGCAGCGACCGCGAAGAGTCCGCAAGCGACACCCGTCGCCACCTGTACCCCCGCGGTGCACGCCGCCCGCGCGGCCGCCGACAACCCCTCCGCCGCGAACTCCCGCGCCGCCGCCTCCGCCTGGACCGGACCCGCCGTCGCCAGCCGGGCCGCCTGGGCCGGCACTCCCGGCGGCACGACCAGCCGCGCCGCGTACACCGTCGCCGCCAGCGAACCGAACGCCGTCGTGCCCAGGCCCGCGCCCAGCTCGTACCCCGTCTTCTCCACCGCCGCCGCGCCGCCGGCGTGGCCGGGCGGAGCCGCCGACAGCAGCGTGTCCGTGCTCGACGTCAGCGCCAGCGCCATCCCGAACCCCGACCCGACCAGCGCCGCGCCCAGCCACCACGACGTCAACCCTCCCGCCGCCGGCACCGCCAGCGACGACCCCGCCACCGCGAACCCCGCGGTGCGAACCCGTGCGTTGCCGAACCGGCCGAGCAGCGCCGGCGCCGTCACGCTGCCCACCGCCGACGCGCCGAGCACCAGCAGCAGCCGCGCCGCCGCGGCCGTCGGCGACAGCCCCAGCACCACCTGCAGGTACTGCGCCAGCAGCACCCCGAGTCCCACCAGCGTGCTCATCACCAGCAGCACCCCGCCCACCGCGCCCGGCACGCCCGGGCGGCGGAACAGCGCCAGATCCAGCAACGGCGCCGCAGCGGAACGCTGGCGCAGCACGAACAGTCCTAACAGGACGCACCCGGCCACGCCGGCGAGAACGCCGCCGCCCGACGGTCCGGCGGCGAACGCGATCCCGAGCACGCCGCCCGCCGCGAGGACGGCGCTGAGCGCGTCCCACGGCCGTCGCCCGGGCGGCGACCGGGGCAGCCGGCGCAGCGCCGCGACCACCGCCACGAGAATCACCGGCGGGTTCACCAGGAACGTCGCCCGCCAGCCCCACGCCTCGACGAGTACGCCGCCGAGCACCGGCCCGAACACCGAGCCCGTCCCGGCGACGCCGCTGCAGACCGCGATCGCCGTGCGCCGCCGCCGCTGGTCGGGGAACAGCTCCCGCAGCAGCGACATCGTCACCGGCATGATCATCGCGCCACCGCAGCCGAGCGCCGCCCGGGCGGCGAGCAGCGCCGGGACATCCGGGGCGAACGCGCAGCCCAGCGACGCCGCGCCGAACACCGCGTAGCCGGTGACCAGCACGCGCCGTCGCCCGAAGCGGTCGCCGAGCGTGCCGAACGGCAGCAGCAGCGGCGCCGCCGTGAGCGGGTAGATCGCCACGATCCACACCTGGGCCGCCGAGCCCGGGCGCAGGTCCCGGACGAGGTCGGGGAGCGCGGCGTGCAGCACGGTCGCGTCCACG
The window above is part of the Amycolatopsis camponoti genome. Proteins encoded here:
- the fusA gene encoding elongation factor G; the protein is MRTHDLTTVRNLGILAHVDAGKTTLTERILHRTGTTRKTGEVHDGTTVTDFDPQERDRGITIFSAAVSCAWAGHRLTLIDTPGHVDFTAEVERALRVLDGAVAVFDGVAGVEPQSETVWRQADRHGVPRIAFVNKLDRAGADLDTAVASIRARLHPAPLVVQLPIGREDGFTGVVDLVRPPVDASAEARRRRRVLEEAVAELHPLALEEFCATGTISAETLEKALRELTLSGDGLVVLCGAAYRDRGIEALLDAVVAYLPSPSDVPPVRADRPADPAAPLAALVFKVVATTTGRLTYLRVYSGTLRKGDQVRDVERIERIARVLRVQADRHEPVDSAVAGDIVAVAGPKAARVGATLCAPDAPVLLEPPPTADPVVSVAVEARRAGDGERLTSALARLVEEDPSLVVRPDPETGQTVLSGLGELHLEVAVEKLRRDRGVDVAVGRPSVAHRETVARGVSGLLYRHVKQDGGAGQFAHVVLDVAPATEGFEFASAIVGGRVPREYVRAVEAGCRDALADGPLGGHPVMGLRVVLTDGTTHPKDSSDLAFRTAGRLGLREALRACAMRLLEPVAEVVVTVPADAVGGVLGDLAARRGRVAGSAVRGGTALVTATVPVAELFGYANRLRSRTQGRGTFTARPAGYAPVP
- a CDS encoding cysteine desulfurase-like protein; amino-acid sequence: MSYDVQTIRKHFPALAAAHFDGPGGSQVPDVVGEAVAGTLCSGISNRGVVTAAERRASAVVAEARQAVADLLAADPAGVVFGRSMTQLTYDFSRALAKNWGPGDEVVVTRLDHDANIRPWVQAAEAAGATVRWADFDPATGLLATSAVAGLLSSRTRLVAVTAASNLLGTRPDIPAIAAAVHEAGALLYVDGVHLTPHAPVDVTALGADFYACSPYKFLGPHLGLVVAAPSLLETLHPDKLLPSTDAVPERFELGTLPYELLAGTTAAIDFLAGLVPGSGSRRSRLVTSLTALSDHEDTLLARLDAGLAAIPGVTRYGDPSRHRTPTALFAVDGVASQAVYEHLGTQGVNAPAGSFYAIECSRHLGLGDTGAVRAGIAPYTTEADVDALLAAVKSLPGARSAAAGRE
- a CDS encoding acyltransferase family protein, with product MPISSKVHANPNTGFAWLRMIGAITVIVDHSMPLLHPQRLTIFPASWHMSPGYIALMAFFAMSGYQIQDSWARDPSWWRFSARRLLRIMPPLLVVVLVTVFVIGPLVTTASDYWTNLQTWRYLVGTTVLFYLQHVLPGVFTDNPYPWSVNGAIWTLPMELLGYGLVLVAGLVVLAGATRWVLVVVLGGLVYADTVLRATFEYHGAGGSLLFVPIGSTVSFLVPFALGMVLHGFRDKIPLRPWVAVVLFAAYLALSQTPASRYLLAVSASYGAITLAMHWPRKLEAGGPHVYGSYGTYIWGFPIQQLLILAGVRQVWLLILLAVPASYVVGRLSWDYVEKPTQRLRRYLRPPAPVRLPVAAPPQLPVTAATPLRRS
- a CDS encoding glycosyltransferase 87 family protein, which codes for MIRGVRARLGNAYVLLGAQALVLVALLVSYNDGRWRFPAYRVDLDVYRLGSAALLRGDALYGTLPRTGDGQFLLFTYPPFAAIVLAPLAVLPYWAACLVVTVGTLGLLALVLVTVLRALGARSDWRRVGALLLAAEVLEPVLRTVYAGQLDLLLLALVVLDVLVDTPRWPRGLLIGLAAAIKLTPAIFLLYLLLRRDTRAAVTGVVTFLAATGLGFLLAGTDSVRYWTSALWDTGRVGEPTYAGDQSLLGLLARAGVPAEARTAWWLPLVAVVLVLTALGVRRALAAGETVVALGLNAVGGLLVSPISWTHHWVWAVVVLLGWAGLARRTRRRAFAAVAGAGAVLFVSGPQWWWPRGGEVERDWNFAQQLTGNGYVLFGLAMLVTAVLVRFPRSADDLSGAVPAAATASPLPG
- a CDS encoding DUF4383 domain-containing protein, with the translated sequence MTATDPETRAPKRGPEPVQGMGMLIGLLFLILGALELMPGVSVGEGASRALFGVFAVSGAWTLVHLLTGAAAVFCTRSSRAAARFLVIGGACYAVIGLAGLLPLPRAVTDTLPLNTAGICLDLAFGTAMLILGAGWLWRRPARRR
- a CDS encoding SRPBCC family protein is translated as MTEYRHSATADIPADELFAFLSHPENLPRYFPQMKVAEPKGGDSVHVEAEVHGKRVAGEAWLHTDTANRSLSWGAEGPDDYHGELRIAEDGPASSEITVTLHSVREAGSGEVQQGLEQTVAAMTHAASADADVEAAEGEGGWTSYDASKDSSS